From Callospermophilus lateralis isolate mCalLat2 chromosome 5, mCalLat2.hap1, whole genome shotgun sequence, a single genomic window includes:
- the Slc12a7 gene encoding solute carrier family 12 member 7 isoform X1, whose amino-acid sequence MPTNFTVVPVEARADGGVDEAAGLAEAPGVPEGAEPDCPSPGDGNPRESSPFLNSVELERESHLEGKNMALFEEEMDSNPMVSSLLNKLANYTNLSQGVVEHEEDEDSRRREAKAPRMGTFIGVYLPCLQNILGVILFLRLTWIVGAAGVLESFLIVSLCCTCTMLTAISMSAIATNGVVPAGGSYYMISRSLGPEFGGAVGLCFYLGTTFAGAMYILGTIEIFLTYISPSAAIFQATEAGGEAAALLNDMRVYGSCTLALMAMVVFVGVKYVNKLALVFLACVVLSILAIYAGVIKTAFDPPDIPVCLLGNRTLAKRSFEACAKMHVASNGTLTTALWSLFCNSSSPSASCDEYFVQNNVTEIQGIPGVASGVLLDNLWSAYSDKGAFVEKEGVPSVPVSEESRASGLPYVLTDIMTYFTMLVGIYFPSVTGIMAGSNRSGDLRDAQKSIPTGTILAIVTTSFIYLSCIVLFGACIEGVVLRDKFGEALQGNLVIGMLAWPSPWVIVIGSFFSTCGAGLQSLTGAPRLLQAIARDGIVPFLQVFGHGKANGEPTWALLLTTLICEMGILIASLDSVAPILSMFFLMCYMFVNLACAVQTLLRTPNWRPRFKYYHWTLSFLGMSLCLALMFICSWYYALFAMLIAGCIYKYIEYRGAEKEWGDGIRGLSLNAARYALLRLEHGPPHTKNWRPQVLVMLNLDAQRCVKHPRLLSFASQLKAGKGLTIVGSVLEGTYLDQHLEAQQAEENIRFLMGLEKTKGFCQLVVSSNLRDGMSHLIQSAGLGGMKHNTVLMAWPGSWKQEDNPFSWKNFVDTVRDTTAAQQALLVAKNIDLFPQNQERFSEGSIDVWWIVHDGGMLMLLPFLLRQHKVWRKCRMRIFTVAQVDDNSIQMKKDLQVFLYHLRISAEVEVVEMVENDISAFTYEKTLVMEQRSQMLKQMQLSKNEREREAQLIHDRNTASHAAAATRPQALSVPDKVQMTWTKEKLIAEKHRNKEASTPGFKDLFSLKPEWGNLDQSNVRRMHTAVKLNGVVLSKSQDAQLVLLNMPGPPKNRQGDENYMEFLEVLTEGLDRVLLVRGGGREVITIYS is encoded by the exons ATGCCCACCAACTTCACCGTGGTGCCCGTGGAGGCGCGCGCCGACGGCGGCGTGGACGAGGCGGCCGGGCTGGCGGAGGCGCCGGGGGTCCCCGAGGGCGCGGAGCCCGACTGCCCCAGCCCGG GAGATGGGAACCCCAGGGAGAGCAGCCCTTTCCTCAACAGCGTGGAGCTGGAGAGAGAGAGTCACTTGGAAGGGAAGAACATGGCGCTTTTTGAG GAGGAGATGGACAGCAACCCCATGGTGTCCTCCCTGCTGAACAAGCTGGCCAACTACACCAACCTGAGCCAGGGCGTGGTGGAGCACGAGGAGGACGAGGACAGCCGACGGAGGGAGGCCAAG GCCCCGCGCATGGGCACCTTCATCGGCGTCTACCTGCCCTGCCTGCAGAACATCCTGGGCGTCATCCTCTTCCTGCGCCTGACGTGGATCGTGGGCGCGGCCGGCGTGCTGGAGTCCTTCCTCATCGTCTCCCTGTGCTGCACCTGC ACGATGCTGACCGCCATCTCCATGAGTGCCATCGCTACCAACGGTGTGGTCCCAG CTGGAGGTTCGTACTACATGATATCCCGCTCGCTGGGGCCTGAGTTTGGAGGGGCCGTGGGTCTCTGCTTCTACCTGGGCACCACCTTTGCAGGCGCCATGTACATCCTGGGCACCATTGAGATCTTCTTG ACCTACATCTCCCCCAGCGCGGCCATCTTCCAGGCCACGGAGGCGGGCGGCGAGGCCGCGGCGCTGCTGAACGACATGCGTGTGTACGGCAGCTGCACGCTGGCCCTCATGGCCATGGTGGTCTTCGTGGGCGTGAAGTACGTCAACAAGCTGGCCCTGGTCTTCCTGGCCTGCGTGGTGCTCTCCATCCTGGCCATCTATGCCGGTGTCATCAAGACGGCCTTCGACCCGCCCGACATCCC GGTCTGCCTCCTCGGGAACCGCACCCTTGCCAAGCGCAGCTTCGAGGCCTGTGCCAAGATGCACGTTGCCAGCAATGGCACGCTGACCACCGCGCTCTGGAGCCTCTTCTGCAACAGCTCCAGCCCCAGCGCCTCCTGCGACGAGTACTTTGTGCAGAACAATGTCACTGAGATCCAGGGCATCCCTGGTGTGGCCAGCGGTGTCCTCCTGG ATAACCTTTGGAGCGCGTACTCGGACAAGGGGGCATTTGTGGAGAAGGAGGGCGTGCCGTCCGTGCCTGTGTCCGAGGAGAGCCGGGCCAGCGGGCTGCCGTACGTCCTCACGGACATCATGACCTACTTCACCATGCTCGTGGGCATCTACTTCCCCTCCGTGACAG GTATCATGGCAGGATCCAACCGTTCCGGGGACCTCAGGGACGCCCAGAAGTCCATCCCCACAGGGACCATCTTGGCCATTGTCACCACGTCTTTTATCT ATCTCTCCTGCATAGTGCTTTTTGGGGCCTGCATTGAAGGCGTGGTCTTGCGAGATAA GTTTGGGGAAGCCCTGCAAGGGAACCTGGTCATCGGCATGCTGGCCTGGCCGTCCCCTTGGGTCATTGTCATCGGCTCCTTCTTCTCCACCTGTGGTGCTGGCCTGCAGAGCCTGACGGGGGCGCCCCGTCTGCTGCAGGCTATTGCCCGTGATGGCATCGTCCCCTTCCTGCAG GTGTTCGGACATGGGAAGGCCAACGGGGAGCCCACCTGGGCCCTGCTGCTCACcaccctcatctgtgaaatgggcatCCTCATTGCCTCCCTGGACAGTGTGGCCCCCATCCTGTCCAT GTTCTTCCTCATGTGCTACATGTTTGTGAACCTGGCCTGCGCGGTGCAGACCCTGCTGCGAACACCCAACTGGCGTCCACGCTTCAAGTACTACCACTG GACGCTGTCCTTCCTCGGCATGAGCCTGTGCCTGGCCCTGATGTTCATCTGCTCCTGGTACTATGCCCTCTTCGCCATGCTCATCGCCGGCTGCATCTACAAGTACATCGAGTACCGCGG GGCTGAGAAGGAGTGGGGAGACGGCATCAGGGGCCTGTCTCTGAACGCTGCTCGCTACGCCCTACTACGCCTGGAGCACGGGCCACCCCACACCAAGAACTGGAG GCCCCAGGTGTTGGTGATGTTGAACCTGGACGCTCAGCGCTGTGTGAAGCACCCCCGCCTGCTGTCCTTCGCCTCACAGCTGAAGGCCGGCAAAGGCCTCACCATTGTGGGCTCAGTGCTGGAGGGCACCTACCTGGACCAGCACCTGGAGGCCCAGCAGGCTGAGGAG AACATCCGGTTCCTGATGGGCCTGGAGAAGACCAAGGGCTTCTGCCAGCTGGTGGTGTCCTCCAACCTGCGGGACGGCATGTCGCACCTGATCCAGTCGGCCGGCCTGGGGGGCATGAAGCACAACACGGTGCTCATGGCCTGGCCCGGGTCCTGGAAGCAGGAAGACAACCCTTTCTCCTGGAAGAACTTCGTCG ACACTGTTCGCGACACCACAGCGGCCCAGCAGGCCTTGCTGGTAGCCAAGAACATCGACTTGTTCCCGCAAAACCAGGAACGCTTCAGCGAGGGGAGCATCGACGTGTGGTGGATAGTGCATGACGGGGGCATGCTCATGCTGCTGCCCTTCCTACTGCGCCAGCACAAG GTGTGGCGGAAGTGCCGGATGCGCATCTTCACAGTGGCCCAGGTGGACGACAACAGCATCCAGATGAAGAAGGACCTGCAGGTGTTCCTGTATCACCTGAGGATCAGCGCCGAGGTGGAGGTGGTGGAGATG GTTGAGAACGACATCTCTGCGTTCACCTATGAGAAGACCCTGGTGATGGAGCAGAGGTCCCAGATGCTGAAGCAGATGCAGCTGTCCAAGAACGAGCGGGAGAGAGAG GCCCAGCTGATCCACGACAGGAACACTGCGTCCCATGCCGCGGCGGCCACCAGGCCCCAGGCCCTGTCGGTGCCCGACAAGGTGCAGATGACCTGGACGAAGGAGAAGCTGATTGCGGAGAAGCACAGGAACAAGGAggccagcacccctgggttcaaagacCTCTTCAGCCTGAAGCC AGAATGGGGAAACCT GGATCAGTCCAATGTCAGGAGGATGCACACGGCCGTGAAGCTCAATGGTGTCGTCCTCAGCAAGTCCCAGGACGCCCAGCTGGTCCTGCTGAACATGCCGGGGCCCCCCAAAAACCGGCAGGGGGATGAGAACT
- the Slc12a7 gene encoding solute carrier family 12 member 7 isoform X2, whose product MPTNFTVVPVEARADGGVDEAAGLAEAPGVPEGAEPDCPSPGDGNPRESSPFLNSVELERESHLEGKNMALFEEEMDSNPMVSSLLNKLANYTNLSQGVVEHEEDEDSRRREAKAPRMGTFIGVYLPCLQNILGVILFLRLTWIVGAAGVLESFLIVSLCCTCTMLTAISMSAIATNGVVPAGGSYYMISRSLGPEFGGAVGLCFYLGTTFAGAMYILGTIEIFLTYISPSAAIFQATEAGGEAAALLNDMRVYGSCTLALMAMVVFVGVKYVNKLALVFLACVVLSILAIYAGVIKTAFDPPDIPVCLLGNRTLAKRSFEACAKMHVASNGTLTTALWSLFCNSSSPSASCDEYFVQNNVTEIQGIPGVASGVLLDNLWSAYSDKGAFVEKEGVPSVPVSEESRASGLPYVLTDIMTYFTMLVGIYFPSVTGIMAGSNRSGDLRDAQKSIPTGTILAIVTTSFIYLSCIVLFGACIEGVVLRDKFGEALQGNLVIGMLAWPSPWVIVIGSFFSTCGAGLQSLTGAPRLLQAIARDGIVPFLQVFGHGKANGEPTWALLLTTLICEMGILIASLDSVAPILSMFFLMCYMFVNLACAVQTLLRTPNWRPRFKYYHWTLSFLGMSLCLALMFICSWYYALFAMLIAGCIYKYIEYRGAEKEWGDGIRGLSLNAARYALLRLEHGPPHTKNWRPQVLVMLNLDAQRCVKHPRLLSFASQLKAGKGLTIVGSVLEGTYLDQHLEAQQAEENIRFLMGLEKTKGFCQLVVSSNLRDGMSHLIQSAGLGGMKHNTVLMAWPGSWKQEDNPFSWKNFVDTVRDTTAAQQALLVAKNIDLFPQNQERFSEGSIDVWWIVHDGGMLMLLPFLLRQHKVWRKCRMRIFTVAQVDDNSIQMKKDLQVFLYHLRISAEVEVVEMVENDISAFTYEKTLVMEQRSQMLKQMQLSKNEREREAQLIHDRNTASHAAAATRPQALSVPDKVQMTWTKEKLIAEKHRNKEASTPGFKDLFSLKPDQSNVRRMHTAVKLNGVVLSKSQDAQLVLLNMPGPPKNRQGDENYMEFLEVLTEGLDRVLLVRGGGREVITIYS is encoded by the exons ATGCCCACCAACTTCACCGTGGTGCCCGTGGAGGCGCGCGCCGACGGCGGCGTGGACGAGGCGGCCGGGCTGGCGGAGGCGCCGGGGGTCCCCGAGGGCGCGGAGCCCGACTGCCCCAGCCCGG GAGATGGGAACCCCAGGGAGAGCAGCCCTTTCCTCAACAGCGTGGAGCTGGAGAGAGAGAGTCACTTGGAAGGGAAGAACATGGCGCTTTTTGAG GAGGAGATGGACAGCAACCCCATGGTGTCCTCCCTGCTGAACAAGCTGGCCAACTACACCAACCTGAGCCAGGGCGTGGTGGAGCACGAGGAGGACGAGGACAGCCGACGGAGGGAGGCCAAG GCCCCGCGCATGGGCACCTTCATCGGCGTCTACCTGCCCTGCCTGCAGAACATCCTGGGCGTCATCCTCTTCCTGCGCCTGACGTGGATCGTGGGCGCGGCCGGCGTGCTGGAGTCCTTCCTCATCGTCTCCCTGTGCTGCACCTGC ACGATGCTGACCGCCATCTCCATGAGTGCCATCGCTACCAACGGTGTGGTCCCAG CTGGAGGTTCGTACTACATGATATCCCGCTCGCTGGGGCCTGAGTTTGGAGGGGCCGTGGGTCTCTGCTTCTACCTGGGCACCACCTTTGCAGGCGCCATGTACATCCTGGGCACCATTGAGATCTTCTTG ACCTACATCTCCCCCAGCGCGGCCATCTTCCAGGCCACGGAGGCGGGCGGCGAGGCCGCGGCGCTGCTGAACGACATGCGTGTGTACGGCAGCTGCACGCTGGCCCTCATGGCCATGGTGGTCTTCGTGGGCGTGAAGTACGTCAACAAGCTGGCCCTGGTCTTCCTGGCCTGCGTGGTGCTCTCCATCCTGGCCATCTATGCCGGTGTCATCAAGACGGCCTTCGACCCGCCCGACATCCC GGTCTGCCTCCTCGGGAACCGCACCCTTGCCAAGCGCAGCTTCGAGGCCTGTGCCAAGATGCACGTTGCCAGCAATGGCACGCTGACCACCGCGCTCTGGAGCCTCTTCTGCAACAGCTCCAGCCCCAGCGCCTCCTGCGACGAGTACTTTGTGCAGAACAATGTCACTGAGATCCAGGGCATCCCTGGTGTGGCCAGCGGTGTCCTCCTGG ATAACCTTTGGAGCGCGTACTCGGACAAGGGGGCATTTGTGGAGAAGGAGGGCGTGCCGTCCGTGCCTGTGTCCGAGGAGAGCCGGGCCAGCGGGCTGCCGTACGTCCTCACGGACATCATGACCTACTTCACCATGCTCGTGGGCATCTACTTCCCCTCCGTGACAG GTATCATGGCAGGATCCAACCGTTCCGGGGACCTCAGGGACGCCCAGAAGTCCATCCCCACAGGGACCATCTTGGCCATTGTCACCACGTCTTTTATCT ATCTCTCCTGCATAGTGCTTTTTGGGGCCTGCATTGAAGGCGTGGTCTTGCGAGATAA GTTTGGGGAAGCCCTGCAAGGGAACCTGGTCATCGGCATGCTGGCCTGGCCGTCCCCTTGGGTCATTGTCATCGGCTCCTTCTTCTCCACCTGTGGTGCTGGCCTGCAGAGCCTGACGGGGGCGCCCCGTCTGCTGCAGGCTATTGCCCGTGATGGCATCGTCCCCTTCCTGCAG GTGTTCGGACATGGGAAGGCCAACGGGGAGCCCACCTGGGCCCTGCTGCTCACcaccctcatctgtgaaatgggcatCCTCATTGCCTCCCTGGACAGTGTGGCCCCCATCCTGTCCAT GTTCTTCCTCATGTGCTACATGTTTGTGAACCTGGCCTGCGCGGTGCAGACCCTGCTGCGAACACCCAACTGGCGTCCACGCTTCAAGTACTACCACTG GACGCTGTCCTTCCTCGGCATGAGCCTGTGCCTGGCCCTGATGTTCATCTGCTCCTGGTACTATGCCCTCTTCGCCATGCTCATCGCCGGCTGCATCTACAAGTACATCGAGTACCGCGG GGCTGAGAAGGAGTGGGGAGACGGCATCAGGGGCCTGTCTCTGAACGCTGCTCGCTACGCCCTACTACGCCTGGAGCACGGGCCACCCCACACCAAGAACTGGAG GCCCCAGGTGTTGGTGATGTTGAACCTGGACGCTCAGCGCTGTGTGAAGCACCCCCGCCTGCTGTCCTTCGCCTCACAGCTGAAGGCCGGCAAAGGCCTCACCATTGTGGGCTCAGTGCTGGAGGGCACCTACCTGGACCAGCACCTGGAGGCCCAGCAGGCTGAGGAG AACATCCGGTTCCTGATGGGCCTGGAGAAGACCAAGGGCTTCTGCCAGCTGGTGGTGTCCTCCAACCTGCGGGACGGCATGTCGCACCTGATCCAGTCGGCCGGCCTGGGGGGCATGAAGCACAACACGGTGCTCATGGCCTGGCCCGGGTCCTGGAAGCAGGAAGACAACCCTTTCTCCTGGAAGAACTTCGTCG ACACTGTTCGCGACACCACAGCGGCCCAGCAGGCCTTGCTGGTAGCCAAGAACATCGACTTGTTCCCGCAAAACCAGGAACGCTTCAGCGAGGGGAGCATCGACGTGTGGTGGATAGTGCATGACGGGGGCATGCTCATGCTGCTGCCCTTCCTACTGCGCCAGCACAAG GTGTGGCGGAAGTGCCGGATGCGCATCTTCACAGTGGCCCAGGTGGACGACAACAGCATCCAGATGAAGAAGGACCTGCAGGTGTTCCTGTATCACCTGAGGATCAGCGCCGAGGTGGAGGTGGTGGAGATG GTTGAGAACGACATCTCTGCGTTCACCTATGAGAAGACCCTGGTGATGGAGCAGAGGTCCCAGATGCTGAAGCAGATGCAGCTGTCCAAGAACGAGCGGGAGAGAGAG GCCCAGCTGATCCACGACAGGAACACTGCGTCCCATGCCGCGGCGGCCACCAGGCCCCAGGCCCTGTCGGTGCCCGACAAGGTGCAGATGACCTGGACGAAGGAGAAGCTGATTGCGGAGAAGCACAGGAACAAGGAggccagcacccctgggttcaaagacCTCTTCAGCCTGAAGCC GGATCAGTCCAATGTCAGGAGGATGCACACGGCCGTGAAGCTCAATGGTGTCGTCCTCAGCAAGTCCCAGGACGCCCAGCTGGTCCTGCTGAACATGCCGGGGCCCCCCAAAAACCGGCAGGGGGATGAGAACT
- the Slc12a7 gene encoding solute carrier family 12 member 7 isoform X3, with protein sequence MATAEVSPLPGDGNPRESSPFLNSVELERESHLEGKNMALFEEEMDSNPMVSSLLNKLANYTNLSQGVVEHEEDEDSRRREAKAPRMGTFIGVYLPCLQNILGVILFLRLTWIVGAAGVLESFLIVSLCCTCTMLTAISMSAIATNGVVPAGGSYYMISRSLGPEFGGAVGLCFYLGTTFAGAMYILGTIEIFLTYISPSAAIFQATEAGGEAAALLNDMRVYGSCTLALMAMVVFVGVKYVNKLALVFLACVVLSILAIYAGVIKTAFDPPDIPVCLLGNRTLAKRSFEACAKMHVASNGTLTTALWSLFCNSSSPSASCDEYFVQNNVTEIQGIPGVASGVLLDNLWSAYSDKGAFVEKEGVPSVPVSEESRASGLPYVLTDIMTYFTMLVGIYFPSVTGIMAGSNRSGDLRDAQKSIPTGTILAIVTTSFIYLSCIVLFGACIEGVVLRDKFGEALQGNLVIGMLAWPSPWVIVIGSFFSTCGAGLQSLTGAPRLLQAIARDGIVPFLQVFGHGKANGEPTWALLLTTLICEMGILIASLDSVAPILSMFFLMCYMFVNLACAVQTLLRTPNWRPRFKYYHWTLSFLGMSLCLALMFICSWYYALFAMLIAGCIYKYIEYRGAEKEWGDGIRGLSLNAARYALLRLEHGPPHTKNWRPQVLVMLNLDAQRCVKHPRLLSFASQLKAGKGLTIVGSVLEGTYLDQHLEAQQAEENIRFLMGLEKTKGFCQLVVSSNLRDGMSHLIQSAGLGGMKHNTVLMAWPGSWKQEDNPFSWKNFVDTVRDTTAAQQALLVAKNIDLFPQNQERFSEGSIDVWWIVHDGGMLMLLPFLLRQHKVWRKCRMRIFTVAQVDDNSIQMKKDLQVFLYHLRISAEVEVVEMVENDISAFTYEKTLVMEQRSQMLKQMQLSKNEREREAQLIHDRNTASHAAAATRPQALSVPDKVQMTWTKEKLIAEKHRNKEASTPGFKDLFSLKPEWGNLDQSNVRRMHTAVKLNGVVLSKSQDAQLVLLNMPGPPKNRQGDENYMEFLEVLTEGLDRVLLVRGGGREVITIYS encoded by the exons ATGGCCACAGCGGAGGTCTCCCCGCTGCCTG GAGATGGGAACCCCAGGGAGAGCAGCCCTTTCCTCAACAGCGTGGAGCTGGAGAGAGAGAGTCACTTGGAAGGGAAGAACATGGCGCTTTTTGAG GAGGAGATGGACAGCAACCCCATGGTGTCCTCCCTGCTGAACAAGCTGGCCAACTACACCAACCTGAGCCAGGGCGTGGTGGAGCACGAGGAGGACGAGGACAGCCGACGGAGGGAGGCCAAG GCCCCGCGCATGGGCACCTTCATCGGCGTCTACCTGCCCTGCCTGCAGAACATCCTGGGCGTCATCCTCTTCCTGCGCCTGACGTGGATCGTGGGCGCGGCCGGCGTGCTGGAGTCCTTCCTCATCGTCTCCCTGTGCTGCACCTGC ACGATGCTGACCGCCATCTCCATGAGTGCCATCGCTACCAACGGTGTGGTCCCAG CTGGAGGTTCGTACTACATGATATCCCGCTCGCTGGGGCCTGAGTTTGGAGGGGCCGTGGGTCTCTGCTTCTACCTGGGCACCACCTTTGCAGGCGCCATGTACATCCTGGGCACCATTGAGATCTTCTTG ACCTACATCTCCCCCAGCGCGGCCATCTTCCAGGCCACGGAGGCGGGCGGCGAGGCCGCGGCGCTGCTGAACGACATGCGTGTGTACGGCAGCTGCACGCTGGCCCTCATGGCCATGGTGGTCTTCGTGGGCGTGAAGTACGTCAACAAGCTGGCCCTGGTCTTCCTGGCCTGCGTGGTGCTCTCCATCCTGGCCATCTATGCCGGTGTCATCAAGACGGCCTTCGACCCGCCCGACATCCC GGTCTGCCTCCTCGGGAACCGCACCCTTGCCAAGCGCAGCTTCGAGGCCTGTGCCAAGATGCACGTTGCCAGCAATGGCACGCTGACCACCGCGCTCTGGAGCCTCTTCTGCAACAGCTCCAGCCCCAGCGCCTCCTGCGACGAGTACTTTGTGCAGAACAATGTCACTGAGATCCAGGGCATCCCTGGTGTGGCCAGCGGTGTCCTCCTGG ATAACCTTTGGAGCGCGTACTCGGACAAGGGGGCATTTGTGGAGAAGGAGGGCGTGCCGTCCGTGCCTGTGTCCGAGGAGAGCCGGGCCAGCGGGCTGCCGTACGTCCTCACGGACATCATGACCTACTTCACCATGCTCGTGGGCATCTACTTCCCCTCCGTGACAG GTATCATGGCAGGATCCAACCGTTCCGGGGACCTCAGGGACGCCCAGAAGTCCATCCCCACAGGGACCATCTTGGCCATTGTCACCACGTCTTTTATCT ATCTCTCCTGCATAGTGCTTTTTGGGGCCTGCATTGAAGGCGTGGTCTTGCGAGATAA GTTTGGGGAAGCCCTGCAAGGGAACCTGGTCATCGGCATGCTGGCCTGGCCGTCCCCTTGGGTCATTGTCATCGGCTCCTTCTTCTCCACCTGTGGTGCTGGCCTGCAGAGCCTGACGGGGGCGCCCCGTCTGCTGCAGGCTATTGCCCGTGATGGCATCGTCCCCTTCCTGCAG GTGTTCGGACATGGGAAGGCCAACGGGGAGCCCACCTGGGCCCTGCTGCTCACcaccctcatctgtgaaatgggcatCCTCATTGCCTCCCTGGACAGTGTGGCCCCCATCCTGTCCAT GTTCTTCCTCATGTGCTACATGTTTGTGAACCTGGCCTGCGCGGTGCAGACCCTGCTGCGAACACCCAACTGGCGTCCACGCTTCAAGTACTACCACTG GACGCTGTCCTTCCTCGGCATGAGCCTGTGCCTGGCCCTGATGTTCATCTGCTCCTGGTACTATGCCCTCTTCGCCATGCTCATCGCCGGCTGCATCTACAAGTACATCGAGTACCGCGG GGCTGAGAAGGAGTGGGGAGACGGCATCAGGGGCCTGTCTCTGAACGCTGCTCGCTACGCCCTACTACGCCTGGAGCACGGGCCACCCCACACCAAGAACTGGAG GCCCCAGGTGTTGGTGATGTTGAACCTGGACGCTCAGCGCTGTGTGAAGCACCCCCGCCTGCTGTCCTTCGCCTCACAGCTGAAGGCCGGCAAAGGCCTCACCATTGTGGGCTCAGTGCTGGAGGGCACCTACCTGGACCAGCACCTGGAGGCCCAGCAGGCTGAGGAG AACATCCGGTTCCTGATGGGCCTGGAGAAGACCAAGGGCTTCTGCCAGCTGGTGGTGTCCTCCAACCTGCGGGACGGCATGTCGCACCTGATCCAGTCGGCCGGCCTGGGGGGCATGAAGCACAACACGGTGCTCATGGCCTGGCCCGGGTCCTGGAAGCAGGAAGACAACCCTTTCTCCTGGAAGAACTTCGTCG ACACTGTTCGCGACACCACAGCGGCCCAGCAGGCCTTGCTGGTAGCCAAGAACATCGACTTGTTCCCGCAAAACCAGGAACGCTTCAGCGAGGGGAGCATCGACGTGTGGTGGATAGTGCATGACGGGGGCATGCTCATGCTGCTGCCCTTCCTACTGCGCCAGCACAAG GTGTGGCGGAAGTGCCGGATGCGCATCTTCACAGTGGCCCAGGTGGACGACAACAGCATCCAGATGAAGAAGGACCTGCAGGTGTTCCTGTATCACCTGAGGATCAGCGCCGAGGTGGAGGTGGTGGAGATG GTTGAGAACGACATCTCTGCGTTCACCTATGAGAAGACCCTGGTGATGGAGCAGAGGTCCCAGATGCTGAAGCAGATGCAGCTGTCCAAGAACGAGCGGGAGAGAGAG GCCCAGCTGATCCACGACAGGAACACTGCGTCCCATGCCGCGGCGGCCACCAGGCCCCAGGCCCTGTCGGTGCCCGACAAGGTGCAGATGACCTGGACGAAGGAGAAGCTGATTGCGGAGAAGCACAGGAACAAGGAggccagcacccctgggttcaaagacCTCTTCAGCCTGAAGCC AGAATGGGGAAACCT GGATCAGTCCAATGTCAGGAGGATGCACACGGCCGTGAAGCTCAATGGTGTCGTCCTCAGCAAGTCCCAGGACGCCCAGCTGGTCCTGCTGAACATGCCGGGGCCCCCCAAAAACCGGCAGGGGGATGAGAACT